One Trichosurus vulpecula isolate mTriVul1 chromosome 7, mTriVul1.pri, whole genome shotgun sequence genomic region harbors:
- the CITED2 gene encoding cbp/p300-interacting transactivator 2, giving the protein MADHMMAMNHGRFPDGTNGLHHHPAHRMGMGQFPSPHHHHQQQQQHAFNALMGEHIHYGAGNMNATSGIRHAMGPGTVNGGHPPSTMPPTARFNNSQFMGPPVASQGGSLPASMQLQKLNNQYFNHHPYPHNHYMPDLHPASHQMNGTNQHFRDCNPKHSNSSGNSGGSSSSSSSSNMPSSVPHVPAAMLPPNVIDTDFIDEEVLMSLVIEMGLDRIKELPELWLGQNEFDFMTDFVCKQQPSRVSC; this is encoded by the coding sequence ATGGCTGACCACATGATGGCCATGAACCACGGGCGCTTCCCCGATGGCACCAACGGGCTGCATCACCATCCTGCTCATCGTATGGGAATGGGTCAGTTTCCAagcccccatcaccaccaccagcaacaacaacaacacgcCTTCAATGCCTTAATGGGCGAGCATATACACTATGGCGCTGGTAATATGAATGCCACTAGCGGGATCAGACATGCGATGGGGCCAGGGACTGTGAATGGAGGGCACCCCCCCAGCACTATGCCCCCCACGGCCAGATTTAACAACTCCCAGTTCATGGGGCCCCCGGTCGCCAGCCAGGGAGGTTCCTTACCGGCCAGCATGCAGCTGCAGAAGCTAAACAACCAGTATTTCAACCATCACCCTTATCCCCACAACCACTATATGCCGGATTTGCACCCTGCAAGCCACCAGATGAACGGGACGAACCAGCATTTCAGAGATTGCAACCCAAAGCACAGCAATAGCAGCGGCAACAGcggcggtagcagcagcagcagcagcagcagcaacatgcCTTCCTCGGTTCCCCACGTCCCTGCTGCGATGCTGCCTCCCAATGTCATAGACACTGACTTCATAGACGAGGAAGTGCTCATGTCCTTAGTGATAGAAATGGGTTTGGACCGCATCAAGGAGCTGCCTGAACTCTGGCTGGGACAAAACGAGTTTGATTTTATGACGGACTTCGTGTGCAAACAGCAGCCTAGCAGAGTGAGCTGCTGA